One Gloeothece verrucosa PCC 7822 DNA window includes the following coding sequences:
- a CDS encoding DUF29 domain-containing protein → MSTLQNQKEIINNETMATANLYEEDYLLWLETTANFLKEKNFAQLDLINLIEEIEALGREERRKLEIYLRQLLKHLLFYQYWIVPDCKHHWATEIANFRLELKKLIKSKTLYNYLIQVMDEVYSEALILAKKKSELKSFPEKCPYTIEQILDIDYYPEIES, encoded by the coding sequence ATGAGTACCTTACAAAACCAAAAAGAAATAATAAACAATGAAACAATGGCTACAGCAAACTTGTATGAAGAAGATTATTTACTTTGGTTAGAAACAACCGCTAATTTTTTAAAAGAAAAAAACTTTGCTCAACTAGACTTAATTAATTTGATAGAGGAGATAGAAGCATTGGGACGTGAGGAACGAAGAAAACTAGAAATTTATTTACGACAACTGCTAAAACACCTTCTTTTCTATCAATACTGGATTGTTCCAGACTGTAAACATCATTGGGCGACAGAAATTGCAAATTTTAGATTAGAACTTAAAAAGTTAATCAAATCAAAAACGCTTTATAATTATCTAATTCAAGTTATGGACGAAGTTTATAGCGAGGCTTTAATCCTAGCTAAAAAGAAAAGCGAATTAAAAAGTTTCCCTGAAAAATGCCCTTACACCATTGAGCAAATTTTAGACATAGATTATTATCCTGAAATAGAAAGTTAA
- a CDS encoding addiction module protein — protein MLSIEELMQEALSLPSAERALLAEKLVESLVFDVDGKIETLWTTEAKRRRDEIRNGTVEVISGEQALAAIKKIVKETLQEEISKLDSQKTEKFLETFGS, from the coding sequence ATGCTCTCGATCGAAGAATTGATGCAAGAAGCCTTATCTTTACCTAGTGCCGAAAGAGCATTGTTAGCTGAGAAATTAGTTGAAAGTCTTGTGTTTGATGTCGATGGCAAAATTGAAACCCTTTGGACAACTGAAGCTAAAAGGCGGCGAGATGAAATTCGTAACGGTACAGTTGAGGTAATTTCGGGAGAACAAGCTTTAGCCGCGATAAAAAAAATTGTAAAAGAAACACTTCAAGAAGAAATTTCTAAGCTTGACTCTCAAAAAACAGAAAAATTTTTAGAAACTTTTGGCAGTTAG
- the hypD gene encoding hydrogenase formation protein HypD, with the protein MKFVDEYRNAALAKQYARAIAKRVTQPWTIMEICGGQTHSIVKYGIDELLPPEITLIHGPGCPVCVTPIRLIDQAIAIAALPDVIFCSFGDMLRVPGTQKDLLTVKAAGGDVRIVYSPLDCLKLAQANPDKQVVFFAVGFETTAPATAMAAYQAYQQEIENFSMVVSHVLVPPAMEALLSSPDCLVQGFLAAGHVCTVMGYAEYEPIAQKYQVPVIVTGFEPIDILQGIYLCVKQLEARQAFCENQYTRSVQPKGNLTAQQLLQEVFEVVPRQWRGIGEISGSGLGLREKYAKIDALKRFYPLNYSSPESGCSPCISGQIMLGHKKPHDCPAFGTLCKPEHPLGAPMVSSEGACAAYYRYRSQLIAS; encoded by the coding sequence ATGAAATTTGTCGATGAATACCGGAACGCGGCTCTAGCTAAACAATATGCACGGGCGATCGCCAAGCGAGTAACTCAACCTTGGACGATTATGGAAATTTGTGGGGGACAAACCCATTCTATTGTTAAATACGGCATCGATGAACTCTTGCCACCAGAAATTACCTTAATTCATGGGCCTGGATGTCCGGTGTGTGTGACTCCTATCCGCTTGATCGATCAGGCGATCGCCATTGCGGCTTTACCCGATGTGATTTTTTGTTCTTTTGGGGATATGTTACGAGTCCCGGGAACCCAAAAAGATTTACTCACGGTTAAAGCGGCTGGAGGAGATGTTCGTATTGTTTACTCTCCGCTAGATTGTCTCAAACTGGCTCAAGCTAACCCCGATAAGCAAGTGGTGTTTTTTGCGGTAGGCTTTGAAACCACTGCCCCGGCGACGGCGATGGCGGCTTATCAAGCTTATCAGCAAGAGATCGAGAATTTTTCTATGGTGGTTTCTCATGTGTTAGTGCCGCCGGCAATGGAGGCTTTACTGTCTTCTCCTGATTGTCTAGTACAAGGGTTTTTAGCGGCGGGTCATGTCTGTACGGTGATGGGATATGCTGAATATGAACCCATTGCCCAAAAATATCAGGTTCCGGTCATCGTCACGGGGTTTGAACCGATTGATATTTTACAAGGGATTTATTTGTGTGTTAAACAGTTGGAAGCACGACAGGCTTTTTGTGAAAATCAATATACCCGTTCTGTACAACCTAAAGGCAATTTAACCGCACAGCAGTTATTACAAGAAGTTTTTGAAGTGGTGCCCCGTCAGTGGAGAGGTATTGGCGAAATTTCGGGCAGTGGGTTGGGTTTACGGGAAAAATATGCGAAAATAGATGCTTTAAAACGGTTTTATCCCCTTAATTATTCTTCTCCTGAGTCGGGTTGTTCTCCTTGTATTAGTGGTCAGATTATGTTGGGGCATAAGAAACCTCATGATTGTCCGGCTTTTGGCACTTTGTGTAAGCCAGAACATCCTCTCGGTGCGCCGATGGTTTCTTCTGAGGGCGCTTGTGCGGCTTATTATCGTTATCGGAGTCAGCTTATTGCTAGTTAA
- a CDS encoding ATP-dependent 6-phosphofructokinase, translating into MTKKKRVGILTSGGDCPGLNAIIRAVVKAANRKNWEVYGLPYGTDGFIHLAKGIRTPEELKLGEHGYDLPGHLQGLDILQFLSGSILGSLSKGNPEDPEVAQTILEGYKLLQLDALIAIGGDGSLDIIYQLAQQGNWNFVGIPKTIDNDVPFTERAVGFDTAVDTVTNALYNLTFTAASHERVMIAQVMGRDAGHLALHAGIAGGADVILIPELAPHLSDMVVDGCCRQIAHIRASGRQFALIVIAEGVRNDHNEKEKYIGDYLAQRIEQHSQKLCETGHKEFCPLSAIDVRVTVLGHLQRSGTPSSSDRLIGTAFGIKAIELIEQEAYSRLVVWQHGGVYSQPLDQVIAVIRQCHRENRCAYPVDPDGFMVQTARSLGIYLGDHNLPLDHIDSKPTVELSI; encoded by the coding sequence ATGACAAAGAAAAAACGAGTTGGTATATTAACAAGTGGTGGCGATTGTCCAGGGTTAAATGCCATTATTAGGGCTGTGGTTAAGGCGGCTAATCGGAAAAATTGGGAAGTTTATGGCTTGCCCTACGGAACCGATGGATTTATTCACCTAGCCAAAGGAATTCGCACCCCAGAAGAATTGAAACTGGGTGAACATGGTTATGATCTGCCAGGACATTTACAGGGGTTAGATATTCTTCAGTTTCTCAGTGGCAGTATTTTGGGATCGCTGAGTAAGGGAAATCCTGAAGATCCAGAAGTCGCTCAGACAATTTTGGAAGGCTATAAACTATTACAATTAGATGCTCTGATTGCCATCGGCGGAGACGGGAGTTTAGACATTATCTATCAATTAGCTCAACAAGGTAATTGGAATTTCGTCGGTATTCCCAAAACCATTGATAATGATGTCCCTTTTACTGAACGCGCCGTCGGATTTGATACAGCCGTTGACACAGTGACCAATGCGTTGTATAATCTTACATTCACGGCGGCTTCCCATGAACGAGTCATGATTGCTCAAGTGATGGGACGTGATGCCGGACATTTAGCCCTTCATGCAGGAATTGCCGGCGGGGCAGATGTGATTCTGATTCCCGAATTAGCACCTCATCTATCAGATATGGTTGTGGATGGCTGTTGCCGCCAAATCGCTCATATTCGCGCATCGGGTCGTCAGTTTGCCCTGATTGTCATTGCTGAAGGGGTGAGAAATGATCATAACGAAAAAGAAAAGTATATCGGGGACTATTTAGCCCAAAGAATTGAACAGCACAGCCAAAAATTGTGTGAAACTGGACATAAAGAGTTCTGTCCTCTGAGTGCTATTGATGTACGGGTGACGGTCTTAGGACACTTACAACGCAGTGGAACTCCTTCCAGTAGCGATCGCTTGATTGGAACGGCTTTTGGGATTAAAGCTATAGAATTGATTGAACAGGAGGCTTATTCTCGCCTGGTAGTCTGGCAACATGGGGGAGTTTACAGCCAACCGTTGGATCAAGTGATTGCTGTGATTCGGCAATGTCATCGGGAAAACCGTTGCGCCTATCCAGTTGATCCTGATGGGTTTATGGTACAAACAGCAAGGTCATTGGGCATCTATCTAGGAGATCACAATTTGCCTTTAGATCATATCGACTCTAAACCCACTGTCGAGTTATCGATCTAA
- a CDS encoding dihydroorotate dehydrogenase-like protein, translating to MDISTTYLGLNLRSPLIVGSAGPLTEDINNIKRIEEAGAAAVVLHSFFEEQLRVEQLELHHHLTHGTESFAEALTYFPEPEIFHVGAEEYLNHIRQAKEQVKIPIIASLNGVSTGGWLEYARKIEQAGADALELNVYYLPNDLEMSGAQVEQNYVDILRIIKSEISIPVAMKLSPYFSNMANMAKQLAEAGADGLVLFNRFYQPDIELEHLEVIPNVLLSTPQAMRLPMHWIGMLYGRVNVDFAAISGIHTSLDVLKMLMVGAKATMLVSVLLRHGINEIRKIEQNLIHWLQEHEYESVKQLQGSMSQMNCPDPTVFERVQYMKAIQSYEPVWKRFPNLESRQSIR from the coding sequence ATGGATATAAGTACAACATATTTGGGCTTGAATTTGCGCTCGCCGTTAATCGTTGGGTCTGCCGGTCCCTTAACCGAAGATATCAATAATATTAAGCGCATCGAAGAGGCCGGAGCGGCGGCGGTAGTTCTCCATTCTTTTTTTGAGGAACAATTACGAGTCGAACAATTAGAATTACACCATCATTTAACTCACGGAACGGAAAGTTTTGCCGAAGCCTTAACTTATTTTCCCGAACCGGAAATCTTTCATGTAGGAGCCGAGGAATATCTTAACCATATTCGCCAAGCTAAAGAACAGGTTAAGATTCCCATTATTGCCTCTCTCAATGGCGTTTCTACAGGGGGATGGTTGGAATATGCCCGAAAAATTGAACAAGCCGGGGCTGATGCGTTAGAGTTAAATGTTTACTACCTACCTAATGATTTAGAGATGAGTGGGGCACAGGTAGAGCAAAATTATGTCGATATTCTTAGAATCATTAAATCTGAAATATCGATTCCGGTAGCGATGAAACTCAGTCCTTATTTCAGCAATATGGCTAATATGGCTAAACAATTAGCTGAAGCTGGAGCAGACGGATTAGTGTTATTTAACCGCTTCTATCAGCCGGATATTGAACTGGAACATTTAGAAGTCATTCCCAATGTCTTATTAAGTACACCCCAGGCGATGCGCCTACCGATGCACTGGATCGGGATGCTTTATGGCCGAGTTAATGTAGACTTTGCTGCTATTAGCGGCATTCATACTTCGCTAGATGTGCTAAAAATGCTGATGGTAGGCGCAAAAGCGACTATGCTGGTTAGCGTTTTGTTACGTCATGGTATTAATGAAATTCGCAAAATTGAGCAAAACTTAATTCATTGGCTTCAAGAGCATGAATATGAATCAGTTAAGCAACTGCAAGGCAGTATGAGTCAGATGAACTGTCCCGATCCAACAGTATTTGAACGGGTGCAATATATGAAGGCGATCCAAAGTTATGAACCGGTTTGGAAGCGTTTCCCTAATTTAGAGTCTCGTCAATCAATTCGATAA
- the nifJ gene encoding pyruvate:ferredoxin (flavodoxin) oxidoreductase, with protein sequence MNTRNYATIDGNEAVARVAYRLSEVIAIYPITPSSPMGEWADSWASEGKPNLWGTIPSVVEMQSEGGAAGAIHGALQTGSLTTTFTASQGLLLMLPNFYKIAGELTSAVIHVAARSLAAQGLSIFGDHADVMAARGTGFSLLSSASVQEAQDLAAIATATTLQSRVPVLHYFDGFRTSHEVQKVELLPDEVLRNLIKDEWVIQHRQRALTPDRPVLRGTAQNPDVYFQARETVNPFYEQCPELTQQVMDHFAQLTGRHYHLFDYHGHPEAEQIIILMGSGCETVHETVDYLTAQGEKVGVIKVRLYRPFDNKRFIESLPATTRAITVLDRTKEPGSSGEPLYLDIVTAVQETLLAGSSELKAKLQNLKALVGGRYGLSSKEFTPAMVKGVFDNLKADTPKNHFTIGINDDLSHSSLPYDPYFSTEADNVVRAVFYGLGSDGTVGANKNSIKIIGEDTDNYAQGYFVYDSKKSGSVTVSHLRFGPNLIRSTYLITVANFIACHLWGFLDQFDVLETAIPGATFLINSPYGPDEVWQHLPRPIQAEIIAKQLKVYVINAYQVAREAGMGGRINTVMQVCFFALSGVLPREQAIEQIKKSIRKTYGKKGEDIVKMNMLAVDSTLDHLYQVTIPDTVSEDAAEWKPLIPDTAPEFVRDVLGKMIARKGDELPVSALPCDGTFPTGTTKWEKRNIAQDIPVWDPNVCVQCGKCVMVCPHAVIRSKVYEEQELANAPDTFKSTQAKDHDWKALKFTIQVAAEDCTGCGICVDVCPAKNKSQPKLKAINMEPQLPLREQERENWDFFNQLPWPNRQDLNLKKISHQQMQEPLFEFSGACGGCGETPYVKLVSQLFGDRMVVANATGCSSIYGGNLPTTPWTQNADHRGPAWSNSLFEDNAEFGLGFRVSIDKQSEFAVELLQSLASEVGDNLVNDLLHTTQKDEAEIYEQRQRVALLKARLAELAAGNLDETVRSKVIMLESLADYLVKKSVWIVGGDGWAYDIGYGGLDHVLASGRNVNILVMDTEVYSNTGGQASKATPRGAVAKFAAGGKPAAKKDLGLMAMTYGTVYVASVAMGAKNEQTIRAFLEAEAYNGPSIIIAYSHCIAHGIDMKTAMTHQKEIVESGRWLLYRYNPELAVVGKNPLQLDMHQPKLPVEDTMYSENRFKMLARSKPLEAKALLELAQKDVNTRWQMYQYLAARHLQSNGEGNDGNQPHHPELRQSSPR encoded by the coding sequence ATGAATACTAGAAATTATGCAACTATAGACGGAAATGAAGCAGTAGCCCGAGTAGCCTATCGTCTCAGTGAAGTTATTGCCATTTATCCGATCACCCCGTCATCACCGATGGGGGAATGGGCAGACAGTTGGGCCAGTGAAGGAAAACCCAACTTATGGGGCACAATTCCCTCTGTGGTAGAGATGCAGAGTGAAGGCGGAGCAGCCGGAGCGATTCACGGAGCCTTACAAACTGGCTCTTTAACCACCACATTTACCGCCTCTCAAGGGTTACTACTGATGCTCCCCAACTTCTACAAAATTGCCGGGGAGTTGACATCAGCAGTGATCCATGTAGCCGCCCGTTCTTTAGCGGCTCAAGGATTATCAATTTTTGGCGATCATGCGGACGTAATGGCAGCAAGAGGAACCGGATTTTCGTTATTATCCTCAGCGTCAGTACAGGAAGCACAAGATTTAGCCGCCATCGCCACAGCCACCACCCTACAAAGCCGCGTCCCCGTACTGCACTATTTTGATGGGTTCCGCACCTCTCACGAAGTGCAAAAAGTGGAATTACTGCCTGATGAAGTGCTGCGGAATTTAATTAAAGATGAATGGGTGATCCAACACCGTCAACGCGCTTTAACCCCAGATCGCCCCGTATTACGAGGAACCGCCCAAAACCCTGATGTCTATTTCCAAGCCAGGGAAACCGTAAATCCTTTCTATGAGCAATGTCCGGAACTTACTCAACAGGTAATGGATCATTTTGCCCAATTGACCGGGCGGCATTATCATCTCTTTGACTATCATGGACACCCAGAAGCCGAACAGATCATTATTTTAATGGGTTCTGGCTGTGAAACCGTTCACGAAACCGTAGACTATTTAACCGCCCAAGGGGAAAAAGTCGGCGTGATTAAAGTGCGGCTATATCGCCCCTTTGACAACAAGCGCTTTATTGAAAGCTTACCCGCCACAACCCGAGCGATCACCGTATTAGACCGTACCAAAGAACCTGGCAGCAGTGGAGAACCCTTATATTTAGATATCGTTACTGCGGTCCAAGAAACCCTCCTAGCCGGTAGTAGCGAACTTAAAGCGAAATTACAAAATCTTAAAGCCCTTGTAGGCGGACGCTATGGGCTATCCTCCAAAGAATTCACACCAGCTATGGTGAAAGGCGTATTTGATAACCTCAAAGCCGACACACCGAAAAATCATTTTACCATCGGCATCAATGATGACCTCAGTCATAGCAGTTTACCCTATGATCCTTACTTTTCTACTGAAGCGGATAATGTCGTCCGAGCGGTATTTTATGGCTTAGGTTCAGATGGAACTGTAGGAGCCAATAAAAACTCGATTAAAATTATTGGAGAAGATACCGATAACTACGCTCAAGGGTATTTCGTCTATGACTCCAAAAAATCCGGCTCAGTAACGGTTTCTCACCTACGCTTCGGTCCGAACCTGATCCGCTCAACTTATTTAATTACTGTTGCCAACTTTATCGCCTGTCATTTGTGGGGATTTTTAGACCAATTTGACGTACTAGAAACCGCCATCCCCGGGGCAACCTTCTTGATCAATAGTCCTTATGGACCTGACGAAGTTTGGCAACATTTACCCCGCCCCATTCAAGCAGAAATTATTGCTAAACAACTGAAAGTTTATGTGATTAATGCCTATCAAGTGGCCAGAGAAGCCGGTATGGGGGGACGGATCAATACCGTAATGCAAGTGTGCTTCTTTGCTCTATCAGGGGTATTACCACGAGAACAAGCGATCGAACAAATTAAAAAATCTATTCGCAAAACCTACGGCAAAAAAGGCGAAGATATCGTCAAGATGAATATGTTGGCGGTAGACTCCACTTTAGATCATCTCTATCAGGTGACAATCCCCGATACAGTGAGTGAAGATGCCGCCGAATGGAAACCCCTTATTCCTGATACAGCCCCCGAATTTGTGCGGGATGTATTGGGTAAAATGATAGCCCGCAAAGGCGACGAATTGCCGGTTTCTGCCCTTCCCTGTGATGGAACATTTCCCACCGGCACCACCAAATGGGAAAAACGCAACATTGCCCAAGACATTCCCGTTTGGGACCCCAATGTCTGTGTACAGTGCGGCAAATGCGTCATGGTCTGCCCTCATGCGGTCATTCGTTCTAAAGTGTATGAAGAACAAGAATTAGCCAACGCGCCGGACACCTTTAAGAGTACACAAGCCAAAGACCATGATTGGAAAGCCTTGAAATTTACCATCCAAGTAGCCGCCGAAGATTGCACCGGCTGCGGAATTTGTGTGGATGTTTGTCCGGCCAAGAATAAATCGCAACCGAAACTCAAAGCGATTAATATGGAACCTCAGTTACCCTTGCGGGAACAAGAGCGAGAAAATTGGGACTTCTTTAATCAATTACCTTGGCCAAATCGGCAGGATTTAAACCTCAAGAAAATCTCCCATCAACAAATGCAAGAACCCTTGTTTGAATTCTCCGGTGCTTGTGGAGGATGTGGAGAAACCCCTTATGTTAAATTAGTCAGTCAGTTATTTGGCGACCGCATGGTAGTGGCCAATGCGACCGGATGTTCTTCGATTTACGGCGGCAACTTACCGACGACCCCCTGGACCCAAAACGCAGACCACCGAGGACCCGCTTGGTCGAATTCCCTATTTGAAGATAATGCGGAATTTGGCTTAGGCTTCCGGGTATCCATCGATAAACAGAGCGAATTTGCCGTAGAGTTGTTACAATCCTTAGCCTCAGAAGTGGGAGATAACTTAGTTAATGACCTCCTCCACACCACCCAAAAAGATGAGGCAGAAATTTATGAGCAACGTCAACGGGTAGCACTTCTCAAAGCACGTTTAGCCGAATTAGCGGCGGGAAATTTAGACGAAACCGTGCGCTCGAAAGTGATCATGCTAGAATCACTCGCGGATTATTTGGTCAAGAAGAGTGTCTGGATCGTCGGTGGCGATGGTTGGGCCTATGATATCGGTTATGGCGGCTTAGATCACGTCTTGGCTAGTGGGCGAAATGTAAATATCTTGGTTATGGATACAGAAGTGTATTCTAATACCGGTGGACAAGCTTCTAAAGCAACTCCTCGGGGTGCAGTGGCTAAGTTTGCCGCAGGAGGAAAACCCGCAGCGAAAAAAGATTTAGGATTAATGGCCATGACTTATGGCACCGTATATGTGGCCAGTGTGGCGATGGGAGCGAAAAACGAGCAAACTATCCGGGCATTTTTAGAAGCAGAAGCTTATAATGGCCCATCGATTATTATTGCTTACTCTCACTGTATTGCTCATGGTATTGATATGAAGACCGCCATGACTCATCAGAAAGAAATCGTTGAGAGTGGACGTTGGTTGCTCTATCGCTATAATCCTGAGTTAGCAGTCGTCGGAAAGAACCCCTTACAGCTAGATATGCACCAGCCGAAACTGCCGGTAGAAGACACCATGTATAGCGAAAACCGCTTCAAGATGTTAGCTCGCAGTAAACCCCTTGAAGCTAAAGCCTTGTTAGAGTTGGCTCAAAAGGATGTCAATACTCGCTGGCAGATGTATCAATATTTAGCTGCCCGGCACTTGCAAAGCAACGGCGAAGGAAATGACGGTAATCAACCCCATCATCCTGAATTGAGACAGTCATCGCCTCGCTAA